In the genome of Opitutia bacterium KCR 482, one region contains:
- the frr gene encoding ribosome recycling factor translates to MDISAELKKTGDAMSKAVDHVEHEFETVHTGKANPGMVENVMVEAYGTSSRLRDIAAITTPDSSTIRVQPWDKSILKDVEKAILAANIGFTPAVMGDAVRCPIPALSGERRAELAKICHEMAELGRVRIRTIRRETLDAAKKMKSAGAATEDDLKKFEKEVQNLTDKFIALINKSLEAKEADLKKV, encoded by the coding sequence ATGGACATATCGGCTGAATTAAAGAAGACGGGAGACGCAATGTCGAAAGCCGTTGACCACGTCGAACACGAATTCGAAACGGTGCACACGGGCAAGGCAAACCCCGGAATGGTCGAAAACGTCATGGTGGAAGCCTACGGAACGTCCTCGCGACTGCGCGACATCGCGGCAATCACCACTCCCGACAGCTCCACTATCCGCGTGCAGCCGTGGGACAAAAGCATTCTCAAAGACGTGGAAAAGGCGATTCTTGCCGCGAACATCGGCTTCACGCCCGCGGTCATGGGCGACGCCGTCCGCTGCCCCATTCCCGCGCTTTCGGGCGAACGCCGCGCGGAACTCGCAAAAATCTGCCACGAAATGGCGGAGCTCGGCAGGGTTAGAATCCGCACAATCCGCAGGGAAACGCTCGACGCCGCGAAAAAGATGAAGTCGGCTGGCGCGGCTACGGAGGACGACCTCAAAAAATTCGAAAAGGAAGTCCAGAACCTCACCGACAAATTCATAGCCCTCATCAACAAAAGCCTCGAAGCAAAAGAGGCCGACCTTAAAAAAGTCTAA
- a CDS encoding DUF5696 domain-containing protein: protein MRKINTLILLLSAAVSLSAQSVDITFVRGGGKSETKTVKPEKISPDTYRLKIAASEIPSDVERLELTPDFARAKVGDDGYFILPNGAMTKFLDRKDGRVEIKRGHMAFVGSKTPAGAYASIVKSMPYFFSAKNVKKGDSYTQTVFFDFKHLKPYADVLIDYVKLEGGDANYSGMARAYRKYKLESGAVRPLSEKIKERPALEYCVYAPEIRVRQGWKPAPPKVIHQTLENEPEMKVVVTFDRVGDIVRELKRQGVDKAEICLVGWNKSGHDGRYPQMFPVEPKLGGEAKLRELIKNTLADGYQITCHTNSTDAYEIADVWSEEYIIKKPDGSLQKNPTPWSGGEMYDVCWKRAYERFGEHDLAKVADLGFKGMHYIDVSTCVPARECFDPRHPTTPEEASAYMNKIFEYCNKTFGGSMSEGGYDHGFSVVDSVLYVSFALGRDKLYSYWDDLVPVWQIVYHGIVLYNPGPYTINHSIKDAKTRLKFVEFGGRPSFYFHSKFRDSGNWMGNDDITCETDEKLVHDVSKIKEAYDEYKKLARLQLQFMESHEQIADGVYSTVYSDGTEIVSNYSDKPFAHKGVSVPSLGYRVFEK, encoded by the coding sequence ATGAGGAAAATAAACACACTTATTCTTTTGCTTTCGGCGGCGGTTTCGCTTTCAGCGCAGAGCGTCGATATAACATTTGTGCGCGGCGGCGGAAAATCGGAGACCAAGACGGTCAAGCCCGAAAAGATTTCGCCCGACACATACAGACTCAAAATTGCGGCATCGGAAATTCCGTCCGACGTCGAGCGGCTCGAACTCACGCCCGACTTCGCGCGGGCGAAAGTAGGCGACGACGGCTATTTCATTCTGCCGAACGGCGCGATGACAAAATTTCTCGACCGCAAGGACGGCAGGGTGGAAATCAAGCGCGGGCACATGGCGTTTGTAGGCTCGAAAACCCCTGCGGGCGCGTACGCGTCGATAGTCAAGTCAATGCCGTATTTCTTTTCGGCGAAGAACGTCAAAAAGGGAGACTCGTACACGCAGACCGTTTTCTTCGACTTCAAGCACCTCAAACCCTACGCCGACGTTCTCATTGACTACGTCAAGCTTGAAGGCGGCGACGCAAACTATTCTGGTATGGCGCGCGCCTACCGCAAATACAAGCTTGAATCGGGCGCGGTAAGGCCGCTGTCCGAAAAAATCAAGGAAAGGCCCGCGCTCGAATACTGCGTTTATGCGCCCGAAATCAGGGTGCGTCAGGGCTGGAAGCCCGCGCCTCCGAAGGTAATCCACCAGACCCTCGAAAACGAGCCAGAAATGAAGGTTGTGGTCACATTCGACAGGGTAGGCGACATCGTGCGCGAGCTGAAGCGTCAGGGCGTGGACAAGGCTGAAATCTGCCTCGTGGGCTGGAACAAGAGCGGGCACGACGGCCGCTATCCGCAGATGTTCCCCGTAGAGCCGAAGCTCGGAGGCGAGGCGAAGCTCCGCGAGCTTATCAAAAACACGCTTGCCGACGGCTACCAAATTACCTGCCACACAAACAGCACCGACGCCTACGAAATCGCAGACGTGTGGAGCGAAGAGTACATCATCAAGAAGCCCGACGGCTCGCTGCAAAAGAATCCGACTCCGTGGAGCGGCGGCGAGATGTACGACGTCTGCTGGAAACGCGCCTACGAACGCTTCGGCGAGCACGACCTCGCGAAAGTCGCCGACTTGGGCTTCAAGGGCATGCACTACATAGACGTTTCGACATGCGTTCCCGCCCGCGAATGCTTCGACCCCAGGCACCCCACAACCCCCGAAGAGGCGTCGGCGTACATGAACAAGATTTTCGAATACTGCAACAAGACATTCGGCGGCTCGATGTCGGAGGGCGGCTACGACCACGGCTTTTCTGTTGTGGATTCCGTTCTATACGTTTCGTTCGCGCTCGGACGCGACAAGCTGTATTCGTACTGGGACGATTTGGTTCCCGTCTGGCAGATTGTCTACCACGGCATAGTGTTGTACAATCCCGGCCCGTACACAATCAACCATTCAATCAAGGACGCAAAGACGCGGCTGAAGTTCGTGGAGTTCGGCGGACGCCCCAGCTTCTACTTCCACTCCAAGTTCCGCGACAGCGGCAACTGGATGGGCAACGACGACATTACTTGCGAGACCGACGAAAAGCTTGTCCACGACGTGTCGAAAATCAAGGAGGCGTACGACGAATACAAGAAGCTTGCCCGCCTGCAACTCCAATTCATGGAAAGCCACGAGCAGATTGCCGACGGCGTGTATTCCACCGTCTATTCCGACGGCACGGAAATTGTTTCAAACTATTCCGACAAGCCTTTTGCGCACAAGGGCGTTTCGGTGCCGTCGCTGGGCTACAGAGTGTTCGAAAAATAG
- a CDS encoding substrate-binding domain-containing protein — protein MKIPKIPFLLAALAAALDAHALVVAGSDLMKQVVGDEIKAIAAKNNIQADIKMEGSYAAIDAVSNGKADLAVIAVPRGTKLPADFVALPIAYQAALVAVNSVNPIEEISTKQLFEIYSMGATAHAETWEQVGVKNIGLRNIMPITTSLSDNVVVELFKYEAIDGTNLGSWVHVAKNAAEIGNLLRGNNSAIAVIGKFEGRDGNLIKILPVSKADKDSGKFYAFKPDRENIANGDYPLTLPFCIVYKKSNAEKIKALAKILLGDDIANKIDKSDFYSAPVNSRKKSIFNLDIPQQ, from the coding sequence ATGAAGATTCCGAAAATTCCGTTCCTCCTCGCCGCGCTCGCGGCGGCTCTCGACGCGCACGCGCTTGTCGTCGCGGGAAGCGATTTGATGAAGCAGGTCGTCGGCGACGAAATCAAGGCGATAGCCGCAAAGAACAACATTCAGGCGGACATAAAAATGGAGGGCAGCTACGCGGCAATCGACGCTGTCTCCAACGGAAAGGCGGACTTGGCGGTAATCGCAGTCCCGCGCGGGACAAAACTGCCCGCCGACTTCGTAGCACTCCCGATTGCGTATCAGGCTGCGTTGGTTGCGGTAAATTCGGTAAACCCGATAGAGGAAATCTCCACAAAACAGCTTTTCGAAATCTACTCGATGGGCGCGACCGCGCACGCCGAAACTTGGGAACAGGTGGGCGTGAAAAACATCGGGCTTCGCAACATCATGCCGATTACGACAAGCCTTTCCGACAACGTCGTGGTGGAGCTTTTCAAGTACGAGGCGATAGACGGAACGAACCTCGGCTCGTGGGTGCACGTCGCAAAGAACGCGGCGGAAATCGGAAACCTGCTGAGGGGAAACAACTCGGCAATCGCGGTAATCGGCAAATTCGAGGGGCGCGACGGCAACCTGATAAAAATCTTGCCCGTCTCGAAAGCCGACAAAGATTCTGGCAAATTTTACGCGTTCAAGCCCGACAGGGAAAACATCGCAAACGGAGACTACCCGCTTACACTGCCGTTTTGCATAGTCTACAAGAAGTCGAACGCCGAAAAAATCAAGGCTCTTGCAAAAATTCTGCTCGGTGATGATATTGCAAATAAGATAGATAAGTCTGACTTCTACTCCGCGCCCGTAAATTCGAGAAAAAAATCAATTTTTAACCTTGACATTCCGCAACAATAA
- the proB gene encoding glutamate 5-kinase: MSTDCAKRVIVKLGTGVLTSGVGQLDTRKMESVCKQIADAKKRGYEIVLVSSGAVGLGMGKLGLKTRPKQISAVQECAAVGQGILIQTWGELFAPFGITVAQILLTRDDVDVLERHKSLRGLIDRLLADGIVPIINENDCISAAGLYIKFGDNDVLSALVATLSKADKLLILSTAIGLIDMKGTGKVVPVVERITSKIREMASGTTSATAVGGMITKIRAAEIATSSGCDVYIASGSEENIVGKILGGAEVGTLFRAHSNSVSSKKRWLAHFGRTIGKIFVDSGAVAALRGRGSSLLPAGIKRISGDFKCGDLVEIADEKTGEIVARGLAEKSARTIKKLLSEDSHKKCGHKDVAVHRDNLAIV, translated from the coding sequence ATGTCCACCGATTGCGCAAAGCGCGTCATCGTGAAACTCGGCACGGGGGTGCTTACCTCCGGCGTCGGGCAGCTCGACACGCGGAAGATGGAATCCGTCTGCAAGCAGATTGCCGACGCAAAAAAACGCGGCTACGAAATCGTGCTCGTAAGTTCGGGCGCGGTCGGGCTGGGCATGGGGAAACTCGGTCTGAAAACCCGCCCCAAACAGATTTCGGCGGTGCAGGAATGCGCGGCGGTCGGACAGGGAATCCTGATTCAGACTTGGGGCGAACTCTTCGCGCCGTTCGGAATCACCGTGGCGCAGATTCTGCTCACGCGCGACGACGTCGATGTGCTCGAACGCCACAAGTCGCTGCGCGGGTTGATAGACAGGCTCCTCGCCGACGGCATAGTGCCGATTATCAACGAAAACGACTGCATCAGCGCGGCGGGGCTTTACATTAAATTCGGCGACAACGACGTGCTCAGCGCGCTCGTCGCCACGCTCTCGAAGGCGGACAAACTCCTGATTCTTTCGACGGCAATCGGGCTTATCGACATGAAGGGAACGGGCAAAGTGGTGCCCGTGGTCGAGAGGATAACCTCGAAAATCCGTGAAATGGCAAGCGGCACGACGAGCGCGACGGCGGTCGGCGGCATGATTACGAAAATCAGGGCGGCGGAAATCGCCACAAGCAGCGGCTGCGACGTCTACATAGCAAGCGGTAGCGAGGAAAACATCGTGGGGAAAATCCTCGGCGGCGCGGAGGTCGGTACGCTCTTCCGCGCGCATTCGAACTCGGTAAGCTCAAAAAAACGCTGGCTTGCGCACTTCGGCAGGACGATAGGCAAAATCTTCGTGGATTCGGGCGCGGTCGCCGCGCTGCGCGGCAGGGGAAGCTCGCTGCTGCCCGCGGGAATCAAAAGGATTTCGGGCGACTTCAAATGCGGAGATCTCGTGGAAATAGCCGACGAAAAAACGGGCGAGATCGTCGCCCGCGGCCTCGCCGAAAAGAGCGCGCGGACAATCAAAAAACTGCTCTCCGAAGATTCGCACAAAAAATGCGGACACAAGGACGTCGCAGTCCACCGCGACAATCTGGCAATAGTCTAA
- a CDS encoding SulP family inorganic anion transporter, producing MSHSKFSFRPKMLDCMKGYNRSVFAADLCAGFSVGILALPLAMAFGIASGVTPEQGIYTAIVAGFIISVFGGSKVQIGGPTGAFIVIVAGIIGQYGYASLAVATLLAGVFLIVMGITKMGNAIRYIPRPVVVGFTNGIAILIMSTQVKDFFGLQIDKVPEDFIPKCVAICKAIGTTHIPTLFIGLLSMLVIVYWPLSWRKRIPGQIGAIFVGTFAALAMSKFGWETETIYTRFGDIPNSLPQFKWIDIDFANIKNLLMPAFTIALLAAIESLLSAVVADGMIDDKHDSNQELIAQGMANIAAPFFLGIPATGAIARTATNIKNGGRTPIAGVVHCAVLLCILVFAAPYAQYIPLATLSAVLFVVAFNMGDWSAFPEMRLLPRSDDVVFVSTFLLTVVFGLTLAIEVGMILAAMLFIRRVSQTTQVMLVDKKLETDLSKYSLEGKDVPEGVMIFRIFGALMFGAADKLESILTSMGERPKIAILRMRTVLAMDATALDVLDRLYEKLKAKDVVLMITGAHSQPLHMMQKSGFLNKIGEEYVLENIDAALEKSREILGREPRQSTELR from the coding sequence ATGAGTCATTCCAAATTCTCGTTCCGCCCCAAAATGCTCGACTGCATGAAGGGCTATAACCGTTCCGTTTTCGCCGCCGACCTGTGCGCGGGTTTTAGCGTCGGAATCCTCGCCCTCCCGCTGGCAATGGCGTTCGGCATAGCAAGCGGCGTCACGCCCGAACAGGGCATCTACACGGCGATTGTCGCGGGCTTTATAATCTCGGTCTTCGGCGGCTCGAAAGTCCAAATCGGCGGCCCGACTGGCGCGTTCATCGTAATCGTGGCGGGAATCATCGGGCAGTACGGGTATGCGTCGCTTGCGGTGGCGACGCTCCTTGCGGGCGTCTTCCTCATCGTGATGGGCATTACGAAAATGGGCAACGCAATCCGCTACATTCCGCGCCCCGTCGTAGTGGGCTTCACAAACGGCATCGCAATCCTCATCATGTCCACGCAGGTGAAGGACTTTTTCGGGCTGCAAATCGACAAAGTGCCCGAAGACTTCATTCCCAAGTGCGTCGCAATCTGCAAGGCAATCGGCACGACGCACATTCCCACGCTTTTCATCGGGCTGCTCTCGATGCTCGTAATCGTCTACTGGCCGCTGTCGTGGCGCAAGCGCATTCCGGGACAAATCGGCGCGATTTTCGTCGGCACCTTCGCCGCGCTTGCGATGTCGAAGTTCGGCTGGGAAACGGAGACAATCTACACGCGCTTCGGCGACATTCCGAATTCGCTCCCCCAATTCAAATGGATTGACATAGATTTCGCCAACATCAAAAACCTGCTCATGCCCGCGTTCACCATCGCGCTCTTGGCGGCGATTGAATCGCTCCTTTCGGCGGTCGTTGCCGACGGCATGATTGACGACAAGCACGACTCAAATCAGGAGCTTATCGCGCAGGGCATGGCGAACATCGCAGCCCCCTTCTTCCTCGGCATTCCCGCAACGGGCGCGATTGCCCGAACCGCAACCAACATCAAAAACGGCGGGCGCACGCCGATTGCGGGCGTCGTGCACTGCGCGGTTCTGCTCTGCATACTCGTGTTCGCCGCGCCCTACGCGCAATACATTCCGCTTGCGACGCTCTCGGCGGTTCTGTTCGTCGTGGCGTTCAATATGGGCGACTGGTCGGCTTTCCCCGAAATGCGCCTGCTGCCGCGCTCCGACGACGTCGTATTCGTCTCGACGTTCCTGCTCACCGTGGTTTTCGGTCTGACGCTCGCAATCGAAGTCGGTATGATTCTTGCGGCAATGCTCTTTATTAGGAGAGTCTCGCAGACGACGCAGGTCATGCTCGTAGACAAAAAGCTCGAAACAGACCTCTCGAAATACTCGCTCGAAGGCAAGGACGTTCCCGAAGGCGTGATGATTTTCCGAATCTTCGGCGCGCTGATGTTCGGCGCGGCGGACAAGCTTGAAAGCATTTTGACATCGATGGGCGAACGCCCCAAAATCGCAATTTTGCGCATGCGCACGGTTCTCGCAATGGACGCAACCGCCCTCGACGTGCTCGACAGACTCTACGAAAAATTAAAGGCAAAAGACGTCGTACTCATGATTACGGGTGCGCACTCCCAGCCCCTCCACATGATGCAAAAATCGGGCTTCCTCAACAAAATCGGCGAAGAATATGTCCTCGAAAATATCGACGCCGCCCTCGAAAAATCCCGCGAAATCCTTGGGCGCGAGCCGCGCCAGTCGACGGAACTTCGGTAG
- a CDS encoding iron-sulfur cluster assembly protein, whose protein sequence is MAGYIKLSRDCPAMLIPSGMKVLLMGGCEVIITHKLAGTFTVLGNFGMARIDGENADALGLESPKADNPAGAAKLSACATASQIADERKTPAEQPGHVSEDDAWEVAKTVYDPEIPVNIVDLGLVYRLEVFDDGGGKRRVEADMTLTAPGCSMGPAIAEDLRCRIEALPSVSEAKVNIVWDPPWNKDMMSEEARMILGLA, encoded by the coding sequence ATGGCGGGATACATCAAACTTTCGCGCGACTGCCCCGCAATGCTCATTCCGTCGGGAATGAAGGTGTTGCTCATGGGCGGTTGCGAAGTCATAATAACCCACAAGCTCGCGGGAACGTTCACGGTGCTCGGCAACTTCGGAATGGCGCGTATCGACGGCGAAAACGCCGACGCGCTCGGACTCGAAAGCCCGAAAGCCGACAATCCGGCAGGCGCGGCAAAGCTCTCCGCGTGCGCAACGGCGTCGCAAATAGCCGACGAGCGCAAAACGCCCGCAGAACAGCCCGGACACGTCTCGGAAGACGACGCATGGGAGGTCGCAAAAACCGTCTACGACCCCGAAATACCCGTGAATATCGTAGACTTGGGGCTGGTTTACAGGCTCGAAGTCTTCGACGACGGCGGCGGCAAGCGGCGGGTCGAAGCCGACATGACGCTCACCGCCCCCGGCTGCTCGATGGGCCCTGCAATCGCGGAGGACTTGCGCTGCCGCATAGAGGCGTTGCCGTCGGTGTCGGAGGCGAAAGTCAACATAGTCTGGGACCCTCCGTGGAACAAGGACATGATGAGCGAGGAAGCCCGCATGATTTTGGGCTTGGCATAA
- the pyrH gene encoding UMP kinase, with amino-acid sequence MNPKYKRIVLKLSGEALKDTENGDALDPKILKNLALELKEVYNMGVQICLVVGGGNIFRGLAGAKSGVDRTTGDYMGMLATVINGLALMNALESEGLPVRVQTAIPMEKVAEPFILRRAVRHLEKGRIVIFVAGTGNPYFSTDTTAALRASEIGADCILKATKVDGIYDKDPNKFADAVKYETIDYLEAIEKRLAVMDSTAFSLCMDNKIPIIVFNMNDGGNIKKAVEGDKIGTLVK; translated from the coding sequence ATGAATCCAAAATATAAAAGAATCGTACTGAAACTCAGCGGCGAAGCGTTGAAAGACACCGAAAACGGCGACGCGCTCGACCCGAAAATCCTCAAAAACCTCGCCCTCGAACTCAAAGAGGTCTACAATATGGGCGTCCAAATCTGCCTTGTGGTGGGCGGCGGCAACATCTTCCGCGGCCTCGCGGGGGCGAAGTCGGGCGTGGACAGAACAACGGGAGACTACATGGGCATGCTCGCAACCGTAATCAACGGGCTTGCGCTCATGAACGCGCTCGAAAGCGAGGGTCTGCCCGTGCGCGTGCAGACGGCAATCCCCATGGAAAAAGTTGCCGAGCCTTTTATTTTGAGACGCGCGGTAAGACACCTCGAAAAGGGAAGAATCGTGATTTTCGTTGCGGGAACTGGCAACCCCTACTTCTCGACCGACACAACCGCCGCCCTCCGCGCAAGCGAAATCGGCGCGGACTGCATTCTCAAAGCCACAAAGGTGGACGGCATCTACGACAAAGACCCCAACAAGTTCGCCGACGCCGTGAAATACGAAACGATAGACTATTTGGAGGCAATCGAAAAACGCCTTGCCGTCATGGACTCCACCGCGTTCTCGCTTTGCATGGACAACAAAATTCCGATTATCGTCTTCAACATGAACGACGGCGGCAACATCAAGAAAGCCGTCGAGGGCGACAAAATCGGCACACTCGTAAAATAA
- a CDS encoding SGNH/GDSL hydrolase family protein, whose translation MLKIFSAMVLVSALSVSAFAQDIASVDKNFAVEKCDGLNVVYRDALSAPFVLEGFPWFEKGKPLYRLPHNIKPEDINRGARMALAKHTSGGVVRFRTDSPYITLRAKISNPNESMGHMPETGSSGFDLFRDGNEYVKTVNPAHYKKSIPVPLEVPLVKGGAKKMRDYTLYMPLYNGVDSLEIGLAPDAKLEAPTPHKIKKPVLFYGSSITQGACASRTSNAYTAMLCRAVDAPLINLGFSGNAKGEIKVAELIGSLDLAAFVMDYDYNAPNFEHLKKTHEPFFKAVRNARPDLPIIILGKITHATPERDAVVRATYENAVKAGDKKVWFIDGKTLFSGADYSYLTVDNCHPNDLGFYLMFKNSLPTLKKALGIE comes from the coding sequence ATGTTAAAAATATTTTCGGCAATGGTTTTGGTTTCGGCTTTGTCGGTGTCCGCATTCGCGCAGGACATCGCGAGCGTCGATAAAAATTTCGCCGTCGAGAAATGCGACGGACTGAATGTCGTCTACCGCGACGCGCTTTCCGCGCCTTTTGTCTTGGAGGGCTTTCCGTGGTTCGAAAAGGGCAAACCCCTTTACAGGCTTCCGCATAACATCAAGCCCGAAGACATCAACAGGGGGGCGCGAATGGCTTTGGCGAAACACACGTCGGGCGGCGTCGTGCGCTTCCGCACTGATTCGCCGTACATCACGCTGAGGGCGAAAATTTCCAACCCGAACGAGAGCATGGGGCACATGCCCGAAACGGGTTCGTCGGGCTTCGACCTTTTCCGCGACGGCAACGAGTATGTCAAAACGGTGAATCCCGCGCATTACAAGAAGTCGATTCCCGTGCCGCTCGAAGTCCCGCTTGTAAAGGGCGGCGCAAAAAAAATGCGCGACTACACCCTCTACATGCCGCTCTACAACGGCGTCGATTCGCTCGAAATCGGGCTTGCGCCCGACGCCAAGCTTGAAGCGCCCACTCCGCACAAAATAAAAAAGCCCGTCCTTTTCTACGGCTCGTCGATTACGCAGGGCGCGTGCGCTTCAAGAACGTCGAACGCGTACACGGCAATGCTCTGCCGCGCGGTTGACGCTCCGCTGATTAACCTCGGCTTTTCGGGCAACGCAAAGGGCGAAATAAAAGTTGCCGAGCTTATCGGCTCGCTAGACCTCGCCGCGTTCGTCATGGACTACGACTACAACGCGCCGAATTTCGAGCACCTCAAAAAGACCCACGAGCCGTTCTTCAAGGCGGTCAGAAATGCGCGCCCCGACCTCCCGATAATCATCTTGGGCAAGATTACCCACGCAACGCCAGAGCGCGACGCCGTCGTCCGCGCGACCTACGAAAACGCCGTCAAGGCGGGCGACAAAAAAGTCTGGTTTATAGACGGAAAAACGCTTTTTAGCGGGGCGGACTACTCATACCTCACCGTCGATAACTGCCACCCCAACGACCTCGGTTTTTATCTGATGTTCAAGAATTCCCTGCCGACGCTCAAAAAGGCTCTCGGCATCGAGTAG
- a CDS encoding Gfo/Idh/MocA family oxidoreductase, with translation MFNRREFLKNSALLGSAAMFLGGRSAFGETKKFGANELLRVAVVGCGGRGYAAVKSLGAFERVKLTAFCDVDDVRAAKAYKDFPAVPRFRDYRVMFDKLGDSIDAVAVCTPDHMHYPIAAWAIANGKHVFCEKPLTRTIWEAEELKRLAKKAGVITQMGNQGHTNEGWRVIREWYEAGILGEIEDIHIWTNRPIWPQGDLKMPAGQPVPATLDYNLWLGVAPYQPYNKAFVPFNWRGLRNYGTGAAGDMACHFLDVPYSAFDLGFPQEVVGNSTPFNDYSWPSQASSVMTFANERGVGGKIRLHWYDGGRKPKAIKRVDKSFLDDPRNNNATFIVGTKETVYTNEYGVGSRIWPASRMKDLAKSGALPKKTIPRSVAPNNPHKEWAICCLEGRQSVGNFDYAAPFTEMALLGMVALCEPNIPLVYDPKTMSFLNYPKADKYIKSLYAYRSEFLPSRIRLF, from the coding sequence ATGTTCAACAGAAGAGAGTTCCTCAAAAATTCGGCGTTGCTCGGCAGTGCCGCTATGTTCCTCGGCGGACGTTCCGCGTTCGGCGAAACCAAAAAATTCGGCGCAAACGAACTGCTCCGCGTGGCGGTTGTCGGTTGCGGCGGCCGCGGCTATGCGGCGGTCAAGTCGCTCGGCGCGTTCGAAAGGGTCAAGCTCACCGCGTTCTGCGACGTTGACGACGTCCGCGCGGCAAAGGCCTACAAGGATTTCCCCGCAGTTCCCCGCTTCCGCGACTACCGCGTGATGTTCGACAAGCTCGGCGATTCCATCGACGCCGTCGCCGTCTGCACTCCCGACCACATGCACTACCCGATTGCCGCGTGGGCAATTGCCAACGGCAAGCACGTCTTCTGCGAAAAGCCACTTACCCGCACAATTTGGGAAGCGGAAGAATTGAAGCGTCTCGCCAAAAAGGCTGGCGTCATCACGCAAATGGGCAATCAGGGGCACACCAACGAGGGCTGGCGCGTAATCCGCGAATGGTACGAAGCCGGAATCCTCGGTGAAATCGAAGACATCCACATTTGGACAAACCGCCCGATTTGGCCGCAGGGCGACCTCAAAATGCCTGCGGGTCAGCCCGTGCCCGCCACGCTCGACTACAACCTGTGGCTCGGCGTCGCGCCCTACCAGCCCTACAACAAGGCGTTCGTTCCGTTCAACTGGCGCGGTCTGCGCAACTACGGTACGGGAGCTGCGGGCGACATGGCGTGCCACTTCCTCGACGTTCCGTATTCGGCGTTCGACCTCGGCTTCCCGCAGGAGGTTGTCGGCAATTCCACACCTTTCAACGATTACAGCTGGCCGAGTCAGGCGTCGTCGGTTATGACGTTCGCAAACGAGCGCGGCGTCGGCGGAAAAATCCGCCTGCACTGGTACGACGGCGGCAGAAAGCCGAAGGCGATTAAGCGCGTGGACAAGTCGTTCCTCGACGACCCGCGCAACAACAACGCGACATTCATCGTGGGCACAAAGGAAACAGTCTACACCAACGAATACGGCGTAGGCTCGCGCATTTGGCCGGCTTCGCGCATGAAGGATTTGGCGAAATCGGGCGCGCTCCCGAAGAAGACGATTCCCCGCTCGGTTGCCCCGAACAATCCGCACAAGGAATGGGCAATCTGCTGCTTGGAAGGCAGGCAGTCGGTTGGCAATTTCGACTACGCGGCTCCGTTCACGGAAATGGCGTTGCTGGGAATGGTCGCGCTCTGCGAACCGAACATTCCGCTGGTGTACGACCCGAAGACGATGTCGTTCCTGAACTATCCGAAGGCGGACAAGTACATAAAGTCGCTCTACGCCTACCGCAGCGAGTTCCTGCCCTCGCGCATACGTCTCTTCTAA